Proteins encoded in a region of the Ursus arctos isolate Adak ecotype North America unplaced genomic scaffold, UrsArc2.0 scaffold_2, whole genome shotgun sequence genome:
- the CRP gene encoding C-reactive protein, with the protein MDKLLLCLLVVVTLPGAFSQGNTYGKAFVFPTESDTSYVTLFAPAQKPLKAFTVCLQAYTDLTRPYSLFSYATRTQYNEILLFKERPGLYSVSVGGSDAYIKAPETFFAPKHFCVTWESRTGITELWVDGKAMVRTSLKKGYTVGAGASIILGQEQDSFGGGFDKNQSLVGDVGDVNMWDYVLSPDEISTVYNGGVFSPNFLNWQDLKYEIRGEVFLKNQLWP; encoded by the coding sequence ACACGTACGGAAAGGCCTTTGTGTTCCCCACAGAATCAGATACTTCCTATGTAACCCTGTTTGCTCCGGCGCAGAAGCCGCTGAAGGCTTTCACCGTGTGCCTGCAAGCCTATACCGACTTGACCCGCCCGTACAGCCTCTTCTCTTATGCCACCAGGACGCAGTACAACGAGATCCTCCTCTTCAAGGAAAGGCCTGGCTTATACAGCGTCTCCGTGGGTGGGTCCGACGCCTACATCAAGGCTCCTGAGACTTTTTTTGCACCAAAGCACTTCTGTGTTACCTGGGAGTCCAGAACAGGGATTACAGAGCTCTGGGTGGATGGGAAGGCCATGGTGAGGACGAGTCTGAAGAAGGGGTACACTGTGGGGGCAGGAGCAAGCATCATCCTAGGGCAGGAGCAGGATTCGTTTGGTGGGGGCTTTGATAAGAACCAGTCCTTGGTGGGAGACGTTGGAGACGTGAACATGTGGGACTACGTGCTGTCACCAGATGAGATCAGCACCGTCTACAACGGCGGGGTCTTCAGCCCTAACTTCCTGAACTGGCAGGACCTCAAGTATGAAATACGAGGGGAAGTGTTCCTCAAGAACCAGCTGTGGCCCTGA